One region of Candidatus Neomarinimicrobiota bacterium genomic DNA includes:
- a CDS encoding nucleotide sugar dehydrogenase, producing MEEKTISVIGLGKLGAAIAASIAHKGILVIGADVNSASVEKINDGLAPVEETGLQELISANRSRLRATLDVEEAVLESELALIFVPTPSNSEGGFSTEYVVNACQDIGRAIGRKDTYQLVVLCSTVLPGATQNEVLPALENASGKRCGQDFGLCYSPEFIALGSVIDDFLNPDIMLIGESDSRAGDILEDFYSRVYTSRPVVRRMNFVNAELTKIAVNTYLTTKISFANMLADICERLPAGNVDAVTNALGMDSRIGPKYLKGATGYGGPCFPRDNRAMVNFIRSIGLPPLLPEAVDAVNQLQVQHMAEWVQRCNPQRKRIGILGLSYKPETPVVDESQGLLLAQALVKEGLPVTVYDPQGMDDARDILGEAVRYAQTAENCVRQCGVIVLTTPWPEFKRLSPDCFQKMTPPRAILDGWRILDGEVMSQLVDYYARGKGADI from the coding sequence ATGGAAGAAAAAACAATTTCGGTCATCGGCCTGGGAAAGCTGGGTGCTGCCATCGCTGCTAGTATCGCCCACAAAGGCATTCTTGTGATCGGGGCCGATGTTAATTCGGCTTCTGTCGAAAAGATTAACGACGGACTGGCACCGGTGGAGGAGACCGGACTTCAGGAGCTTATTTCTGCAAATAGGAGCCGTCTCCGTGCAACCCTTGATGTGGAGGAAGCCGTACTTGAGTCCGAACTGGCACTCATCTTCGTTCCTACCCCTAGTAATTCTGAGGGAGGGTTCAGCACCGAATACGTCGTGAACGCTTGCCAGGATATTGGACGTGCTATAGGCAGGAAAGACACCTATCAACTAGTTGTGTTGTGCAGCACAGTCCTGCCGGGTGCCACGCAGAATGAGGTACTGCCGGCTTTGGAAAATGCCTCGGGAAAAAGATGCGGACAGGATTTTGGGCTCTGCTACAGCCCTGAATTCATTGCTCTGGGTTCCGTTATTGATGATTTTCTCAATCCGGATATTATGCTCATTGGCGAGTCAGATAGTAGGGCTGGCGATATTTTGGAAGATTTTTACAGTAGGGTATACACCAGTCGGCCGGTCGTCCGTCGCATGAACTTTGTCAATGCAGAGCTCACGAAAATTGCTGTCAATACCTATTTAACAACAAAGATTTCGTTTGCGAATATGCTAGCGGATATCTGTGAGCGCTTGCCAGCTGGAAACGTAGATGCCGTTACAAATGCCCTGGGGATGGATTCCCGGATTGGGCCAAAGTATCTAAAAGGGGCTACAGGCTATGGGGGACCCTGTTTCCCTCGTGATAATCGGGCTATGGTCAACTTCATTCGCTCCATTGGCTTGCCACCTCTGCTTCCGGAGGCCGTTGATGCTGTGAACCAGCTACAGGTTCAGCACATGGCTGAGTGGGTTCAGCGATGCAATCCTCAGAGGAAACGCATCGGTATACTTGGACTGTCGTATAAGCCGGAAACACCGGTCGTAGATGAGTCCCAGGGACTCCTTCTGGCTCAAGCGTTGGTGAAGGAGGGACTGCCTGTCACAGTGTATGATCCTCAGGGGATGGATGATGCCAGAGATATTCTTGGAGAGGCGGTGAGGTACGCCCAGACGGCTGAAAACTGCGTCAGACAATGCGGAGTGATTGTGTTGACGACACCTTGGCCGGAGTTCAAGCGCCTGTCACCGGATTGTTTCCAGAAAATGACACCCCCCAGAGCAATATTGGATGGCTGGCGGATTCTAGACGGCGAGGTCATGAGTCAACTAGTAGATTATTATGCCCGGGGCAAGGGAGCAGATATCTGA
- a CDS encoding class I SAM-dependent methyltransferase, with the protein MIVSFEDVSVQEVRDFWNRRPCNISHSSHPVGTKSYFEEVEARKYFVERHIPRFAQFERWTGKKVLEIGCGIGTDAINFARHGAYVTAVELSVKSLELAKQRAEVYGLQDRIHFFLGNAEELSHFVPIEPYSLVYSFGVIHHTPNPDRVIKQICHYADSKTTIKIMVYHRYSWKVFWILLTYGRGQFWRLRELVARHSEAQTGCPVTHVFTRLEICDLLSRYGISVTNAQFDHIFPYRIPDYRNHRYSKLWYFCWMPGPLFRFLERHWGWHLCLTAELS; encoded by the coding sequence ATGATTGTTTCATTCGAGGACGTTTCCGTCCAAGAGGTCAGAGACTTCTGGAACCGGCGTCCCTGTAACATATCCCACTCTTCACATCCGGTCGGGACAAAGTCCTACTTCGAGGAAGTTGAAGCCCGCAAGTACTTTGTAGAGCGCCATATCCCTCGCTTCGCCCAGTTCGAAAGGTGGACTGGCAAGAAAGTGCTGGAAATCGGCTGTGGGATCGGTACGGACGCCATAAACTTTGCCCGACATGGTGCATATGTCACGGCGGTTGAACTATCAGTGAAGTCGTTGGAGCTGGCAAAACAACGTGCGGAGGTTTACGGTCTTCAGGATCGCATCCATTTTTTTCTCGGTAATGCGGAGGAACTGAGCCACTTTGTACCCATCGAACCGTACAGCCTGGTTTACTCTTTTGGAGTTATTCACCACACACCGAACCCCGATCGTGTCATTAAACAGATATGTCACTATGCAGACAGTAAAACCACGATCAAAATTATGGTGTACCATCGCTATTCTTGGAAGGTTTTTTGGATTCTTCTGACATATGGCCGAGGACAATTTTGGCGGTTGAGGGAACTCGTAGCGCGACACTCTGAAGCACAGACAGGTTGTCCCGTGACACACGTCTTCACACGCCTGGAGATTTGTGATCTTCTTTCCCGGTACGGCATTAGTGTGACCAATGCACAGTTCGACCACATTTTTCCTTACCGCATCCCTGACTACCGGAACCATCGGTACTCGAAGTTATGGTACTTCTGCTGGATGCCAGGTCCGCTTTTCAGATTTCTTGAGCGGCACTGGGGCTGGCACCTTTGTTTAACGGCTGAGTTGTCGTAA
- a CDS encoding DUF268 domain-containing protein: MRIEPGRHNLDLSLNLPVWLYTALRKVRRAVAPSGDNNNSTVNLLGDRDIEWSWIASQMPSGPGEALDFGSGESLLALAAAERAFNVTAVDLQPVDWPYTHPNLRFIQGDILELSFPKKRFDLIINCSTVEHVGLTGRYAVTEDRPDGDLQAMKRLREFMKPGGIMLLTIPVGRDAVFIPICRVYGSQRLPQLLNGYTVDKAAFWVKNNRNRWEQSDRDTAMNSEASAGSWDPLKNIYALGCFVLRRPERKK; encoded by the coding sequence ATGAGAATCGAACCGGGTCGGCATAACCTGGATTTGTCGCTCAATTTGCCGGTCTGGCTGTATACTGCTCTGCGAAAGGTCAGACGTGCCGTTGCTCCGTCAGGAGACAATAATAACTCGACTGTGAATCTCCTCGGTGACCGGGACATCGAATGGTCATGGATCGCCTCACAAATGCCATCCGGTCCGGGGGAGGCGTTGGATTTTGGCTCAGGGGAAAGCCTTCTTGCACTGGCCGCGGCCGAGCGAGCCTTCAACGTGACGGCTGTGGATCTACAACCTGTTGATTGGCCCTATACTCATCCAAACCTCCGGTTCATCCAAGGTGACATTCTGGAACTCTCGTTTCCCAAAAAGCGTTTCGATTTGATAATCAACTGCTCTACCGTGGAGCATGTCGGTTTGACAGGCCGCTACGCGGTGACGGAAGATCGCCCAGATGGCGATTTACAAGCGATGAAGCGCCTCAGGGAATTCATGAAGCCTGGCGGGATTATGTTGCTCACGATCCCCGTCGGTAGGGACGCTGTCTTTATTCCGATCTGCCGGGTTTACGGCTCCCAAAGGCTGCCACAGTTACTGAACGGCTACACGGTTGATAAAGCTGCTTTCTGGGTGAAGAATAATCGGAACCGATGGGAGCAAAGTGACAGGGACACGGCGATGAATTCCGAGGCTTCGGCCGGCTCGTGGGATCCGCTCAAGAATATCTATGCTTTGGGCTGTTTCGTTCTGCGTCGGCCCGAAAGGAAGAAATGA